One part of the Deltaproteobacteria bacterium genome encodes these proteins:
- a CDS encoding carboxypeptidase regulatory-like domain-containing protein: MKTIRFSGAILLAVLLASPAFASVQTGQVEVYVSGQDGMPVAGVKLTLSGKNLIGKRVVTSNEDGEARFKEIPPGTYSVGSEHDLFRDMTTEGIEVQIGRTATLDLILEPPVADEAEAVVVKGKIPMVDVENTTTGEVVTTEFANTVPTGRSYQSIANLTPGVSGGGGNPNVAGSKQYSNQYLLDGVNITDPVTNTFSANFNFDAMESVEVLTGGRDAEYGQATGGILNIVTKSGSNEHHVDGSIYYEAGQLSPYDDNEIPQDNTIIQSNVNLGGPVMKDKLWYFISAELPYAAVRPSRTSEQLGIFPDQEGLKPPPRTFFGLYALGKLTFMPTPTQTYQLLFQTDPTSIRNTKQQPTTHPDAERRQWQAGITLMGNSKIFLQPQMLWNTSVSFKSQRLYITPVSLDLDTSGHTNIDTGTDTINDTQWVDDKRYRLQLYSALSYDVDDMMGRHQFKAGIDASMSWNSVFQSIPGGEYFTDSGVDPNDPNAISGAGLPYRKTELVEAQDNQLFGDIVSVFAQDVWKPFGGLTVRPGLRFDSSRMRNYEGEAQIIVNTVSPRLGLAWDPFGDKKTAIRAGYYQYVDTGYLALSDFAGAREMRTRTWQYNPITEEYDIFLYSQGGSDPTTTGKDYLKEPFNQQRPRAHEFILGLSRELVDDLSLSADLIYKTSVNVWEDDEVNVIWNEQGDAVVGYVNGEPNHLYSLGALEGAWNRYIALQLTLNKRLSKNWQMMASYVLSKSDGTSPDYSLLDVAFDRPRQREFEQGLLPGHHAHVLKVYTSYKLPKGISIGGEVYYQSGGPYNRYYFNSFFSDYWDRRSPRGYDYDAEGNLVPLRMPALFTLAARIGWDLEELTGQKIQLYYDVFNLLNNRAAVAYETRNLPAGGATQFGDVIDTLDPLSMQFGLRFRY; encoded by the coding sequence ATGAAGACGATCAGGTTTTCTGGCGCCATTCTCCTTGCCGTGCTCCTCGCGAGCCCGGCGTTCGCCTCGGTCCAGACCGGACAGGTAGAGGTCTACGTGTCCGGTCAGGACGGCATGCCGGTCGCCGGCGTGAAGCTGACCCTCTCGGGTAAGAACCTCATCGGTAAGCGGGTCGTCACCTCGAACGAGGACGGCGAGGCCCGCTTCAAGGAGATTCCCCCGGGGACCTACTCCGTGGGCTCCGAGCACGACCTCTTCCGGGACATGACCACCGAGGGCATCGAGGTCCAGATCGGCCGCACGGCCACCCTGGACCTCATCCTCGAGCCGCCGGTCGCGGATGAGGCCGAGGCCGTGGTGGTCAAGGGCAAGATCCCGATGGTGGACGTCGAGAACACCACCACCGGTGAGGTCGTCACCACCGAGTTCGCCAACACCGTCCCGACCGGCCGGTCCTACCAGTCGATCGCCAACCTCACGCCTGGCGTGAGCGGCGGTGGCGGCAACCCGAACGTCGCGGGCAGCAAGCAGTACAGCAACCAGTACCTGCTCGATGGTGTGAACATCACCGACCCGGTGACCAACACCTTCTCGGCGAACTTCAACTTCGACGCGATGGAGTCGGTCGAGGTCCTCACCGGCGGCCGTGACGCCGAGTACGGTCAGGCCACTGGCGGCATCCTCAACATCGTGACGAAGAGCGGCTCGAACGAGCACCACGTGGACGGCTCCATCTATTACGAGGCCGGCCAGCTCTCGCCCTACGACGACAACGAGATCCCGCAGGACAACACCATCATCCAGAGCAACGTGAACCTGGGTGGCCCGGTGATGAAGGACAAGCTCTGGTACTTCATCTCCGCCGAGCTTCCCTACGCGGCCGTGCGTCCCTCGCGGACCAGTGAGCAGCTCGGGATCTTCCCGGATCAGGAGGGCCTGAAGCCGCCGCCGCGGACCTTCTTCGGCCTCTATGCCCTGGGCAAGCTGACCTTCATGCCCACCCCGACCCAGACCTACCAGCTGCTCTTCCAGACGGATCCCACCTCCATCCGGAACACCAAGCAGCAGCCGACCACCCACCCGGACGCCGAGCGCCGGCAGTGGCAGGCGGGCATCACGCTGATGGGGAACTCCAAGATCTTCCTCCAGCCGCAGATGCTCTGGAACACCAGCGTCTCCTTCAAGAGCCAGCGGCTCTACATCACCCCGGTCAGCCTGGACCTCGACACCTCGGGTCACACCAACATCGACACCGGCACCGACACCATCAACGACACCCAGTGGGTCGACGACAAGCGCTACCGCCTGCAGCTCTACTCGGCGCTCTCCTACGACGTGGACGACATGATGGGCCGGCACCAGTTCAAGGCCGGCATCGACGCCTCCATGTCCTGGAACAGCGTCTTCCAGTCCATCCCCGGTGGTGAGTACTTCACCGACAGCGGCGTGGACCCCAACGATCCCAACGCCATCTCCGGCGCCGGCCTCCCCTATCGGAAGACCGAGCTGGTCGAGGCCCAGGACAACCAGCTCTTCGGCGACATCGTCTCGGTCTTCGCCCAGGACGTCTGGAAGCCCTTCGGCGGCCTCACCGTTCGCCCGGGTCTGCGCTTCGACTCCTCGCGGATGCGCAACTACGAGGGTGAGGCCCAGATCATCGTCAACACGGTCAGCCCCCGCCTCGGTCTGGCCTGGGATCCCTTCGGCGACAAGAAGACCGCCATCCGGGCCGGCTACTATCAGTACGTCGACACCGGCTACCTGGCCCTCTCCGACTTCGCGGGCGCCCGCGAGATGCGGACCCGGACCTGGCAGTACAACCCGATCACCGAGGAGTACGACATCTTCCTGTACTCCCAGGGCGGCTCGGATCCGACGACCACCGGCAAGGACTACCTCAAGGAGCCCTTCAACCAGCAGCGCCCCCGCGCCCACGAGTTCATCCTCGGCCTCTCCCGGGAGCTGGTGGACGATCTCTCCCTCTCCGCGGACCTGATCTACAAGACCAGCGTCAACGTCTGGGAGGACGACGAGGTCAACGTCATCTGGAACGAGCAGGGCGACGCGGTCGTCGGCTACGTGAACGGTGAGCCCAACCACCTCTACTCCCTCGGGGCCCTCGAGGGCGCCTGGAACCGCTACATCGCCCTGCAGCTGACCCTGAACAAGCGGCTGTCGAAGAACTGGCAGATGATGGCGTCCTACGTGCTGTCGAAGTCCGACGGCACCTCGCCCGACTACTCCCTCCTCGACGTGGCCTTCGACCGGCCCCGCCAGCGGGAGTTCGAGCAGGGCCTGCTGCCGGGCCACCACGCCCACGTGCTGAAGGTCTACACCTCCTACAAGCTGCCCAAGGGCATCTCCATCGGCGGTGAGGTCTATTACCAGTCCGGCGGCCCCTACAACCGCTACTACTTCAACAGCTTCTTCAGCGACTACTGGGATCGCCGCTCGCCGCGTGGCTACGACTACGACGCCGAGGGGAACCTCGTTCCGCTGCGGATGCCGGCCCTCTTCACCCTCGCCGCGCGGATCGGCTGGGATCTCGAGGAGCTCACCGGCCAGAAGATCCAGCTCTACTACGACGTGTTCAACCTGCTGAACAACCGGGCGGCCGTGGCCTATGAGACCCGGAACCTTCCCGCGGGCGGAGCGACCCAGTTCGGCGACGTGATTGACACCTTGGACCCACTTAGTATGCAATTTGGGCTGAGGTTCCGTTACTAG